ATTCCTGCCACCATACCCAGTTTCCAGTTGAGCCGAACCAATCTATCTCTCTCCATAAAAACCTCCTTCTCTCGTAGCTATCATTCTACCATATTTGCCTTAGAAACAAAAGACCTTCTCAGACACAAACAAATCGCCTACCAGCTGTCAGACAGCCAAACATCAAAAGAGAAGATCTGTCGATCCTCCCTTTTCATTTTCCAACCCTTATTTCTTAAAAATAGAGGTTCTGAAGTCTTTTGTTTGGTCAAGATAAGCCTTAAAGATTGCTCTCTTCAACTTATGAACTGCACTGTCAATCTCTGGCTTATAGTCACTCCAACGAGGAGCCACTGCATCCTGTAGCACAGCTTGGTCCATGAGGGCTTGCAATTCAGTCACACTATTGATGGTCTTTGTCGCATAACTTGGCCATGGTTTTGTCGGATCTTTAAAGGTCACCTGCTTCAAGTTTCCAAACTGATCCACACGTTCTTTATACATGGCTTTCTTAAAGGCAGCCCAAGATGAATACTTGCCTTCAAATACCTTGTCCAGTACAAGATCATCTGTCACCAATCCGCGTTCTTTACCATAGAGATTGATAGTTTTACCTTTTTGTTTGGCAGCTTCTTCGTATTGATTTGAGATATAAGGTACCATTCCATCCTTAAAGCCTTTGGCAGCCAGAAGTTCGTAAGCGATCCGACGTCCCATAAGGTCCCCTGGCGTGCCTTTCTCACTGCTGAGAGCTGAATAGATTGGGGCAAAGAGTTTAATGGTATAGTAGCCATTTCGTTCATAGTCGCCAGACTGGTACTCACGAGCTGACAAGATGTTATGGTCAATCAAACTCTCAAAGCTGGTCAATTTTTGGGCCTCTTCTGCTGTCAATTCTTTGACTACGTTAGTGGCATAAACCTCATTTCCATCTGCTGGATCTTTCACATACTTGTTCTCAATTTTTCTGAGAGCCGCCATTTTCTGGTAAACATTCAGTTTCTTAACGATTGACTGGCCTTCGAGATATTCCAGCATGTAGATGAGGTCAAACATGTTGTGAACATAGTTTTGAAGATCTGCTGCATTTTGGAATCTTTCTGTCGGATCCAAGACTTGCAGACGAGATCCTTCTGTACTATCTGATGTTGAGTGTTTCAAGATGGAGTTGATGGTAATGGTTGCGTCACTTGGTTGGTCAGGGGCTTGCAATAAACCTTTTGCAAAGAACTCTGGTCCCAAGCCACTTCTTCGACCATAGCCACCAAGGTAGATATCCTGATCCGAATCATGGGTCATTTCATGGGTATACGTAATGGCTCCATCCTTGTCTAGCATACGGTAAGACATATAGTAGACGCCATCTCCTGTTGCGTAGGCTCCATGCTGATTGTGCACTACCTTATTACCAACTGGGCCAAAGAAATTCTTCATGGCTGGATTGGAGCTATCAAACTTAGCCTCCACTGTAGCTTTTCCAGAGGTTGTGTCATCACCAAACTTATAGGCATCATAAAGGAGAATCGTACGATAGAGTTTTTCACGTCCCTCATTATCTAAAATGCGATACCAATAATCGTAGTGATCACGCTGACGTTTGGCTGTTTCACGTGCATTTTCTTCTACAAAATCATTGAGAGCCTTGCCCGCTTTATGCTCGCTATTGCGGTAGCGATCATAGGCTCCAAATCCTAAACTAGACATAGTTGAGATGACAAATACTGATTTCTCTGGCAAGGTTAGGAGAGGCAAGACCATATTGCGGTATTTCCAAGTGGCACTCGTGATGCGATCATAAACACCGATAGAATATTTGGTGCCAGCTAGTCCTTGCTTAGTTTTCACCTCTTCGATAGTGGATTTTTCTTCGACGATGTAAGCCTTAGTCTCTGATTTAAACCAGTCATTGTTGCTTTTCTCTGGTAGAAAGACTTTTCGGTAATGTTCCAGTGTACTAAACAAATCTGTCGTTCCATGCTGGCTGGCTAAACTAATAGAATAAGTATCAACGTTGTTCTTAGCTAGAAGATTGTTAAAACCAGATTTACCCAACTCAATCAGAGTATCTAGTGGTGAAGCATTTCCCTTACCAAAGAAGTCCAGGTGGTACAGAACCAGGTCTTTGACGTTTACTTGACCGTAGCTGAAGTTATACCAACGTTCCAGATATGTCAAACCAAGTAGCAAGGCTTCCTTATTGCGTTTGATTTTATCTACAAGATAGCCCTTGGTAACTTGGTTGTCACCAGCCAGTCCAGCGTCCGCTGACAAGAGTTTCTTCAAACTGTCTTCCAGATGTTCCTTGGTTTTGGCGAACTGGTCCTCTAGATAGAGCTCAGTTTGCTTGACGTTTGGAGAAATACCGAGCGTCTTTCTGATGCCTTCTGAATGGTAGTCCACCTGCTGCAATTCAGGTAAGACTTGTTTGATGATAGAGCTTTGGTCATACAAGAATTGGTTTGGTGTATAGAGAAGACCCGTATTTCCTAGACTATATTCCGCTAATTTGGCAAAATCAGCCTGGTACTTGAGATCGATTTTCTCAGATGAATGGTCCTTGTAGTGCAGCAAGAGTTTGTTTGCAGTCTGTTTGTTTGAAACAATGTCTGTGATGACTTGGTTATCCTTCATCATAACTACTGACAAGACTTCTTTTTGATACAAAAGACTGTTCTCATTGACCAGATTTCCGTATTTGACGATGGTTGCCTTGTTGTAGAAAGGTAGTAATTTTTCAATATTCTTATAAGCCAAGGCGCGCTTAGCTTGATAATGGGCCACCTTAGAAAAGTCACTGTCCTTCTTGCCACTTGTTGAGAGGGGCTCCACTGTTGGTAGAGTGAGAGGATTGATGACTGCTTTTTTGCTTTCAATTTGGGAAGCATCTAGCATTGTTCCTCTTTCTTCAAAGGATTCCTTGCTGACGACCTCATCCTTGACCAAGGTGACATTGTAGACTCTGTTGGCCTTGCTGCTGAATGTGTCCTTCACCTTCATATCATTATAGTGGTAACCAGTGATGGCATTTCCGTTGGTTACATTGACATCGCTGAGGACATTGGTCAAACTTCCAGCATGCTTTTCTAGATTAGAAGTTCGGTCCCACAAATAGCCTGCTACTCCCGCAACTCTACCAAAGTGTTTGACATTGTTGATATCCCCCTCAGCATAGCTATGCTGGATTTTCGCATCTCGGTCTACTAGACCTGCAAGACCACCCACAGTCTGATCTGAACTATTTGTGTTGGATGAAATGGCTACTGTCGCTTTTGACTTCGTCAGCAAAGCCCTGTTTCCTGTCAAATGACCGACCAGACCACCGATATTGTAGGCAGCAGTCGTTTCATAAGTGTTGATAATTCTTCCCTTGAAACTGCTCTCTGTGATGCTTGATTGGTCCGCCTTAGCCAGCAAACCACCGATACCACGTTCACCAGCCAGAACACCATCGACGTGAACTTGCTGAATCTTTGTGCCATTCTGGGCTTCATAGGCCAGTGAACCAATATCATCTTTCCCTGAAATGGAGACATTTTTCAGACTTAATTTTTCTACTTTAGCGCCACTCAAGGTTTCAAATAGAGGCTTTTTCAAGTTATAAATAGCATACTGCTTGCCATCTTTTTCACCGATCAACTGACCAGTAAAGGTGCCTTTGATATAGGATCTTTCATCAGGTCCCAACTCTACTTCGTTGGCGTTCAAGCTAGCTGCTAAATGATAGGTTCCAGAGAGATTCTGCTTGATAGCATTGACCAGGTTGCTAAAGGAAGTAAAGGTTGTCGTTTCCTCTCTAGCCTTCTTAGCTAGGTAGAAGGTGAAATTGTCAGCATATTTATTTTCTAGCTCTTGCTGGAGTTTCTCGGCCTTGGCTGTAATTTTATAAACTGTCTGACCATCTTTCGTTTCAGCCGTTATTGAAGCGACTGGTAGATAGACATCTTTAAATGACGAAGATTTAACCTTGACAAAGTAAGTGTCTGGATTACTTGGAACACCGTCTAAAGAAACGTGTTGTTTGTAAGTGCCATTGGTCTGACTATACAACTCCAGATCCGAAACGTTTCTTAGCTCAAGCGTCTTCTCTGGATCTTTTTCTTTTGGTTTTTCTGTCGGAGTTTCCGGTTTTACTTGCTCGGTATTGCCAGTATATTCTGGAAGAGGAGCGACTTGTTCCGGTTCAACGATGGCTCCTGCTTGAGTTCCTGTATATTCTGGTAAGGAAGATTGAGTCTCAGGTTCCACAATCGCACCTGATTGAGTATCTGTATATTCTGGTTTTTCAGCTATCTCAGGGTCAACAATCGCTCCAGCTTGAGTTCCTGTATACTCTGGTGTTGGCGTCACTTGTTCAGGTTCTACGATTGCTCCAGACTGCTCGCCTGTATAGGCTGGTTTCTCAGTCGTTTCTGGTTCCACCAAATCCCCTGACTGGACACCCCCAACCTCTGGCTCAACTTTTTCCGGCTCAACGATGGCACCAGCTAGAGTTCCCTGATACTCAGGCAATGGAGCGACTTGCTCGGGTTCAACGACTGCTCCTGCTTGGGTACCTGTATATTCTGGTCTTTCAGCTGTCTCTGGGGCTACAAACGCTCCCGCTTGCTCGCCTGTATATTCTGGTAATGGAGCCTGCGTCTCAGGCTCTCCCTTTTTTGCAGACTGAGGTGCTTCACTTGCAGCTACTGCCTTCTTAGTCCCTTTCTCTACTATACGTGGCAAAGCTTCTTCTACTTTAGTTGAGAGAACTTCCCTAGAAATTTCTTGGTTTTCAACAGTGAAAATGCGAACGAGTTCGACCTTCTTCCCAGCACGACCTTCTTGTTTGACATGGATGGTTCCCTCAGTTAGTTCTGGATTTTCCTGCACCACTTCTGAAACATCTAGTTTGGTTACAATTTCTTGGTCCTTGTATAGGAGCTCTGGTTTATTCACGCGACCAGCCAAGACTTCATCCTGAGGATCCACACTAGCAAGACCAGACGGTTTTAGATCGGATGAATCTTGAGAAGGGATTGGTTTTTCAGCAGGGAGTGTAGGAGATGGAGCTTTCTGCTCATCTCCTGCCCTTTGTCCACCTTCGTTTGCTTGGAAATGAGGTTGAACAGTATAGTCAAGTTTCTGATCCCTAGCAGCAGTTTCTTGCTGATTAATCTCTTTGTCTTGCTTAATATAGCCTAGATAAGTATAACCTGATAAGGCACGTGGCAAAGGCAGACTATCTCCTTGGGATAATTGGTATTCCTGATTGTACTGGAGCAAAAGTTGATTTTCAATAGCCTGAACTGAAGAAGCCAAACCACTGCCCATCCCTGTTATCAAGACAACTTTCAAGAGAGCCTTCTTTTTGCCTTTCTTTTTCGATACGACAAAAATAAGGAAACCAATCGAAGCCAGAACTCCACCTGATAAAACGCTAGTAAGGCTATTCTGCCCACCTGTATTGGGCAACTGACCTAGCTGAGCTTTCTCATCCATACGGTAGACTAGATAATAGGTACTCTCACTATCTTCAGCAATTTTCGGAATATCCTTGACAATCAAGTCCTTTTCTTGCCCACTCAGCTCCGTTTCCGTCACATATTTGTAGTGAACAGCTGCATTTTCTTGAGCAAATACGGTCCCACTACTCGCAACGGACACAAAAAATAGGCTTGAAATCGAAGCTGACACAAGTCCAATTGCTAATTTTCGTAAGGAGAAACGATGCTGCTTCTCTCCAAAAATCTTTTTCATTCTATATCCTCTCAACTTTTCAACCTCTATCAAGAAAATAACTAGTATTATATTTTGATATAGGTATTTCACATCCACCATTATACTATAAAAATACTTCCTTGTCTCAAATAAATGCTTTAGATTTCACGAATGTTAAAGCTTATTTATCCTGTAAAATTTATCTGTCGTTGATGACAAAAAAAGAAGGCTAATCGCCTTCTCTTATTTGAAAATATTCCTAACAAAAAGTCATTATTCTTGAATCTCGAATTTTTTCAAAAGTCCAAAATAGAGGGATCCACCAATGATTGTCAGAATTCCTCCTACCCATCCCAAGAATGGGATCAATCCAACAGAACCACCCACGATAAACAAAACAGACGGTGCAGGAGTCACACGCTTATCGTCCTTGTAATATACAATAGACACAATTCCTAAAACCAAGACAGCAATTTTTACCAATGCCAAAATGATTGAAAAAATCGTCAATATACCAACTGTTGCATCAGAGTCCTCCGTCGCCGCAGCAGCCCCAACAGCTATCATAAACATAACAAGAGGTGCCAACAGCAAGACGATACCTGAAATAAGACCAAAAATCGCATTTACGCGAGCAAGTGTTTTTGTTTTCATCCGAATCTCCTTAAAAAATTTTTACAACTATCATTTTATCACATTTTCATGAAAAACAAAAGAAATTTCAAAATGAGTATACTAGATGGTGAATGATTTCAAATTTCTCTCCAGACATTTAGACTAAGAACTCTGTCATGTATCAATTTGTTTGTAAATTCATTCGTCTTCTCCACTGAGCAAGCCATTCACCTAAAAAAAGAAGATCACTTGGATCTTCTTTTTCCGTATCTATCTTTGCAAAAAGCTTATCTTTCAAAGATAGACTGTCTGAAATCATCTGTGGCACGTAGATAAGCGTTGAAAATACGATACTTGAGTTGGGCGACGCTACTCTTGGAACTGTCTGATAAGGCACGATCAATGTTCTTAGCTGAGGCATCCGCTAGTACTGCTAAGTACATATAATCTTGTAATTCCTCATAAGAAGAAATCGTAATTTGTCGTTTGCTATCTAATTTTCCTGCTTCAAACTCGATAGTGATGGGGCGAAGGAAGTTTTGAGCCTTGTTGTATCGCTCATTTAGCATAGCTTTCTTCAAATCCTTCCATGATTCATACTGACTACCGTAGAGATTTTTAAGGATCAGATCATCTCCAACTACTCCGACATCTCCTCTGTTCCAGATTGAGTAGGTCTTGTTTCCTTCTTTGAGGGCTTGGCCAGCGTATTGACCAGATACATATGGGACAAATCCTTGCTGGTAACCTTTGTCTCCGAGCAATTCATAGGCTCTACGGCGGAACATAAGCCCACCAGGTGCACCAGTTGGATTGTCCAGAGCTGCATAGAAGGAAGCAAACATATTGATGACATAGTAGCCATTTCGTCCAAAGCTAGCTGTATCCCAACCATCGCGACGACCAATGATATTATGGTCAACCAGAGCATCGACAGATTTTAGTTTGGCTGCTTCTTCGGCAGTTATAGGGACAATTCGATCATCAGCGTGAGCTTGTTTACCATAAGACGTATTCTCAAATTTATAATTTTCAGCCTTACGGTACCATTTCATTTTCTGTTGATCAGTTAGAACTCCAGTAACAATATCCCCTTCTACATAATCCAGAAGGTTCAGTACATCAAAGACTCCATGCATGTAGTCGCGAAGAGCATCTGCTGAGGAGAATCGGGCAACAGGATCATAGGTATGGTAACGTGTGGTCGAATCTTTATCTCCCTGATAGAAGCTATTGAGCACGAGACCTTTTTCGCTAACATTGGTTACAGACTCTAACATTCCTGTAGCAAAACTCTCAGGTCCTTCACCCTCACGACGACCATGTCCTTCAAAATAGATAGAACCATCCGAGTTGTGGGTCATTTCATGGGTATAGACCATGGTTCCAGAAGCTCCCAGCATCTGGTCATAGACGTAGAAGACTTCATAACCATTGGCAAAGGCTCCTAGTCCATTGTCTCCGTGATATTTGCCAGCAGGGCCAAAGAAATTGTACATAGCAACTGAGGTCTTATCATTACGCGGAGCCCAATATTGCTGGCCTTTATCATTATAAAGAAAGAAACCGTCTGTAACGATCACCCGTCTGAATAGAGTGTCTTTCCTGTTTGGACTTAGAATGTTGTACCACATGTCATAGTGGTTTCGTTGCCATTCAGCTGATTGATCCACAAGTTTTTCAACGTGTCGATGGAGTTCCTCACCTGAGAGAACTCTGCCACCTTCTTTCCTGTAGCCTCCAAAGCTACCAAAGGCAATGGTCGACATATTGCTGATGATATAGACATCTCTTTCAGGTAAGGTCAGAAGTTGGAGGACCATTTGCTTGAAGCCCCAATCTCCCTGAGTCAGTCTGTCGTAGACCTTGATTGTATACTTACTCTTACGATCTGCATTGTCTTGCTTAGCCTGAATTTCTGGCAGACTTGAACGAGCCTCTACGATATAAGCCTTAGTATTTTCCTTGAACCATTCACTGTTGGTTTTGTGTGGCAAGAAGAGTTCACGCAGACTTTCTAAGTAAGCAAAGAGGTCTCCTTTGCCTTTTTCCTTGGCTAGAGATTGTCGGTAGGCATTGAAGTTGTTTTGGGCTCGAAGATTGCCCATTCCAGAGTTCCCGAGAGCGATGATAGTATCCAGTGTCGAAGCTGCTTGATTGCCAAAGAAATCAAACTTATAGGCATTAAGATCTTTGGTATTGAAAGTTCCATAGTTGACATTGTACCATCGGTTGAGATAGGTCAGACCAAGCATGAAGGCCTCTTTGTTCTTCAGAATTTTTTGGCTAATCGCATCCGCTACGGCAGGGCCTAGGGTGTTGATCGACTTGTCAACTGAAAGTACCTTGAGGAGCTCCTGACCTAGTTCAGCTTTGATTTGTTCAAAGGCTTTTTCCAGATAAAGATCATCTAAGGAAGCTGTTTCACCAATCCCTAATACTTTACGCACTGCAGCCGAGTCATAGGTCACAGATTTGAGTTCATCCAAGACACTCTCTTTAATAGACTGGTAGTCAGATAGGAAGACTTCTGGCGTATAGAGTAAATTCTTATCAGCAATGCTATATTCTGCAATCTGGCCATTGGCAAAATCACCCTTGTAGGTCAGATCAAGATAAGCGATCGTCTTATCTGCATAATGCAACATCAGTCTATTGATTTCACCCTTATGGCTGTTGACATCTGTTATCAGTGTCTCATCTTTCATCGGAACCACATCTAGCAGGGCTACTTTGTTGAGTTTATCATCTTCAGCTAATTGGTTAGCTGTATGAACGATGAAGTCTTTGTTGTAGAATGGTAATAGTTTTTCTACATTTTCGTAGGCTTGCTTTCTGGACTCCTGAGCTCCCCTCACTCGACTATAGTCTGTTTGATGCTGGTAAGCTTGCTGCAATGGCTCTTGGTCCGTCAAGTTCGAAGTGATTCTAAAGGACTGACGTTTGGCTTGCGCATCGGCCTCTGAAATAGAACGGACAAAACGCTCATCTTTTCGATTTGCTGTAGTTCCTTCAAGAACATAAGAGTCCCGAACAGAAGCCTCAGGATAGGGATCTCCTGTCATCGCATGACCATTTTGAACCTTGACACTGGTCAAGACATTTCGGACCTGTCCATTGTTCCAAGTAGACCCGATTGCTCCACCGACTTGGCCAGAATGACCTCCATTCTGGATAGAACCACTCACATAAGAAGTTTCTAATCTAGCTCCATTTTGCAAGCGACCAATCAAGCCTCCAACACGCTGGTCTCCGTTTCTACCCGTTACTTGGATAGATACATCTGCCTGACTCTTCTGCGCCAGTGATTGGTTGCCGTGGAAATTACCGACCAGGCCACCAATATTGTACTCCTGCCCTCCATCTTGGGTGCTGGTGATGGATCCTTTAAAGGCAACATTGGTTAGTTTTGTGTTTTGGGCAACTCCTACGAGTCCACCGATATGCTTGTTCCCAGATAGACTACCACTTACAGAAACATCCGTAATCGTTGCGTTCTGAGCGTTGCTAGCCAAGGCCCCTATAGAATCCTTGCCTGTAACTGCAGTCGATTTCAAGGTCAGTTGCTGGATGGTGGCATTTTTCAAGGTTGCAAAGAGTGGTTTTGCCAAGTTGTAGATGGTATAATCTTTGCCATCCACTCGGCTAGTTAGGCTACCTGAAAATTCTTCTGGTACATAGCTTGTCGCAGACTGTTCCAACTGGAGTTCATCTGCTGAAACATCCGCTCCTAATGTGAAGTTTCCAGTCGGGTTTGACTTCATGGCCTCTACGAGCGCTTTGAAGGACGTATAGACACCTTCTTGACTAAGAGGCGTTTTCGGCAGTTCAAAAGAGTAATCTGGACGATAATGATCCCCTTCTCCCTCGACGAGCTGATTAGCTGATACCGTTACGGAATAGGCATTGCCCTTATCTGTAATCTTAGTAACAGGTAAGAGCATATCCTTGAACTTGTCTGACTGAATGCGGACATAGTAGTTGTCCAAATCAGACGGCACTTCCGACAGGGATAGGTAACGTCGGTAGCGACTACCATCTTTACCGTACAGTTCGATACGATCAATATCTTTGATTTCAACCTTCTTATAATCTAGCTGAACTGGACGTTGATCCTCTATACTAGTTTGTTCCCCTTGACCCAGGTCATATTTCATGACAGTTTTGAGGGTATAAGGAGTATAGTAGTCCAAGTCATCAAGCGTCAATTTTTGAGTGAGATCCACAAGGTCGACTTCCTTAATTAACGTTTCACCCTTGTATAGCTGCACTTTGGCTGATTGATAGCTAGCTGTAGCATCCGTCAAGTGATAGCTAAGAGAAACTTGGCGTTTGTCTTCTTCCTTCTCGACACGGACTAGAGAGAGGGTTGGTTTTCTCTTGACACCATCCAGAGCTTGACGAGCGGCCTCGAGATCCGTCCGAACTTGATCGACCAAGGCTTGATTGGCGAAAGGATTGTCCAAAACGAGCTTGGCCTGATCTAGAGCACGGCGATAGCGGAGTTTGGTTTGTTCATCAGCATACTGGTAAGCAACTGTAGACTGAGTCACATCCTTCATGTCAAATTCAACTCCAAGAGTTTTCTTATCAACAGGTTGGCCGTCTAAATTATTCTTAGCAGTTTCAAGGGCTTTTTTCAAAGAATCAACCTGTTCTTGACTAGCATGAGATGCCTCAAAGAGAGCTTGGGCATTTGCGACTGCCTGTTTATAAGACTCTTGATCTGCAGTGGTATCATTGAAATACTGATGCGTTTTCTGAATGCTATCGGCCTCCTCCACTAATTGGTGTAAGGGTTCGAGGTCGAGAGTTCCTTTTTCTGGTTCCACAGGAGCGTGATCCACATTTGTAGAAATTGGTTTTGTACCGACTTTGATAATCTGAGGAACTGCTTCTTTTGTGATAGTGTTAGAGATTTCCTCTGTATTTTCGACTTTTCCATCTACTAAATACTGACGAGTCACAATCGTACGGACGCCCTCTTGACCAGCTTGGCTAACTTCCCTTTGCCCCAAAGGCAGGTCTGCACTTTCCACTTCCTTAGTTGGATAGGGTTCGGCCACTGTTGTGGTAACGTCCTTTTCTTCAACGTTTAAGCTTGGAACTTCATTTACAGGAGCGTCTGTTGGTTTCTCGCTAACAGGAGCTGTTCCGACCGTTACGATCTCTGAGACCGCTGGAGTCGTCACTTCGTTGGAGATTTCCTGGCTTCTCTCTACTTTGCCATCTACTATGTACTGACGGGTGACAATCGTACGGACGCCATCTTGACCAGCTTGGGTTATCTTGGTCTGGCCAACTGGTAAGCTATCACTCTCTACTCGTTCTCGAGTGTAGGGTTCTGCTACCGTCGTAGTAACATCCTTTTCCTCAACCTCTAGACTTGGAACTTCATTTACAGGAGCGTCTGTTGGTTTCTCGCTAACAGGGCCTGTTCCAACTGTTACGATTTCTGAGACCGCTGGAGTCGTCACTTCGTTAGAGAGTTCCTGG
This window of the Streptococcus sp. D7B5 genome carries:
- a CDS encoding ZmpA/ZmpB/ZmpC family metallo-endopeptidase, which codes for MKKIFGEKQHRFSLRKLAIGLVSASISSLFFVSVASSGTVFAQENAAVHYKYVTETELSGQEKDLIVKDIPKIAEDSESTYYLVYRMDEKAQLGQLPNTGGQNSLTSVLSGGVLASIGFLIFVVSKKKGKKKALLKVVLITGMGSGLASSVQAIENQLLLQYNQEYQLSQGDSLPLPRALSGYTYLGYIKQDKEINQQETAARDQKLDYTVQPHFQANEGGQRAGDEQKAPSPTLPAEKPIPSQDSSDLKPSGLASVDPQDEVLAGRVNKPELLYKDQEIVTKLDVSEVVQENPELTEGTIHVKQEGRAGKKVELVRIFTVENQEISREVLSTKVEEALPRIVEKGTKKAVAASEAPQSAKKGEPETQAPLPEYTGEQAGAFVAPETAERPEYTGTQAGAVVEPEQVAPLPEYQGTLAGAIVEPEKVEPEVGGVQSGDLVEPETTEKPAYTGEQSGAIVEPEQVTPTPEYTGTQAGAIVDPEIAEKPEYTDTQSGAIVEPETQSSLPEYTGTQAGAIVEPEQVAPLPEYTGNTEQVKPETPTEKPKEKDPEKTLELRNVSDLELYSQTNGTYKQHVSLDGVPSNPDTYFVKVKSSSFKDVYLPVASITAETKDGQTVYKITAKAEKLQQELENKYADNFTFYLAKKAREETTTFTSFSNLVNAIKQNLSGTYHLAASLNANEVELGPDERSYIKGTFTGQLIGEKDGKQYAIYNLKKPLFETLSGAKVEKLSLKNVSISGKDDIGSLAYEAQNGTKIQQVHVDGVLAGERGIGGLLAKADQSSITESSFKGRIINTYETTAAYNIGGLVGHLTGNRALLTKSKATVAISSNTNSSDQTVGGLAGLVDRDAKIQHSYAEGDINNVKHFGRVAGVAGYLWDRTSNLEKHAGSLTNVLSDVNVTNGNAITGYHYNDMKVKDTFSSKANRVYNVTLVKDEVVSKESFEERGTMLDASQIESKKAVINPLTLPTVEPLSTSGKKDSDFSKVAHYQAKRALAYKNIEKLLPFYNKATIVKYGNLVNENSLLYQKEVLSVVMMKDNQVITDIVSNKQTANKLLLHYKDHSSEKIDLKYQADFAKLAEYSLGNTGLLYTPNQFLYDQSSIIKQVLPELQQVDYHSEGIRKTLGISPNVKQTELYLEDQFAKTKEHLEDSLKKLLSADAGLAGDNQVTKGYLVDKIKRNKEALLLGLTYLERWYNFSYGQVNVKDLVLYHLDFFGKGNASPLDTLIELGKSGFNNLLAKNNVDTYSISLASQHGTTDLFSTLEHYRKVFLPEKSNNDWFKSETKAYIVEEKSTIEEVKTKQGLAGTKYSIGVYDRITSATWKYRNMVLPLLTLPEKSVFVISTMSSLGFGAYDRYRNSEHKAGKALNDFVEENARETAKRQRDHYDYWYRILDNEGREKLYRTILLYDAYKFGDDTTSGKATVEAKFDSSNPAMKNFFGPVGNKVVHNQHGAYATGDGVYYMSYRMLDKDGAITYTHEMTHDSDQDIYLGGYGRRSGLGPEFFAKGLLQAPDQPSDATITINSILKHSTSDSTEGSRLQVLDPTERFQNAADLQNYVHNMFDLIYMLEYLEGQSIVKKLNVYQKMAALRKIENKYVKDPADGNEVYATNVVKELTAEEAQKLTSFESLIDHNILSAREYQSGDYERNGYYTIKLFAPIYSALSSEKGTPGDLMGRRIAYELLAAKGFKDGMVPYISNQYEEAAKQKGKTINLYGKERGLVTDDLVLDKVFEGKYSSWAAFKKAMYKERVDQFGNLKQVTFKDPTKPWPSYATKTINSVTELQALMDQAVLQDAVAPRWSDYKPEIDSAVHKLKRAIFKAYLDQTKDFRTSIFKK
- a CDS encoding ZmpA/ZmpB/ZmpC family metallo-endopeptidase; protein product: MKRSYLGEKHQRFSLRKVSVGLVSALVGVFYLFSGGGSLASVAASEQTPSVTKQIHYKYVTESELTDQEKQLVVKELPQFAEETDDTYYLIYRPTRQLPATGHSQLISSIAAGAGIVLLVVAIKLGRDDRKKLASFMLLTSLGSQLIAPTSLALTNQMLADYNQELTVQVGETLQSPLTIEGYQYVGYLKSQKEVNSPVDGKKELNHSAPIDTPVQTSNGSQAQEEYRSQKPSDAPVFEQPELKVDSKDTSRTEIIPFQVVEVEADDLPQGQTEVIQAGKNGSRTIVTRSYFLNGQVIHTEEVSNQVTTEPTSEIRKVGSKIPSPTKPSPGESVSEKPTDAPINEVPSLNVEEKDVTTTVAEPYTRERVESDSLPVGQIKITQAGQDGVRTIVTRQYMVDGKVERSQELSNEVTTPAVSEIVTVGTGPVSEKPTDAPVNEVPSLEVEEKDVTTTVAEPYTRERVESDSLPVGQTKITQAGQDGVRTIVTRQYIVDGKVERSQEISNEVTTPAVSEIVTVGTAPVSEKPTDAPVNEVPSLNVEEKDVTTTVAEPYPTKEVESADLPLGQREVSQAGQEGVRTIVTRQYLVDGKVENTEEISNTITKEAVPQIIKVGTKPISTNVDHAPVEPEKGTLDLEPLHQLVEEADSIQKTHQYFNDTTADQESYKQAVANAQALFEASHASQEQVDSLKKALETAKNNLDGQPVDKKTLGVEFDMKDVTQSTVAYQYADEQTKLRYRRALDQAKLVLDNPFANQALVDQVRTDLEAARQALDGVKRKPTLSLVRVEKEEDKRQVSLSYHLTDATASYQSAKVQLYKGETLIKEVDLVDLTQKLTLDDLDYYTPYTLKTVMKYDLGQGEQTSIEDQRPVQLDYKKVEIKDIDRIELYGKDGSRYRRYLSLSEVPSDLDNYYVRIQSDKFKDMLLPVTKITDKGNAYSVTVSANQLVEGEGDHYRPDYSFELPKTPLSQEGVYTSFKALVEAMKSNPTGNFTLGADVSADELQLEQSATSYVPEEFSGSLTSRVDGKDYTIYNLAKPLFATLKNATIQQLTLKSTAVTGKDSIGALASNAQNATITDVSVSGSLSGNKHIGGLVGVAQNTKLTNVAFKGSITSTQDGGQEYNIGGLVGNFHGNQSLAQKSQADVSIQVTGRNGDQRVGGLIGRLQNGARLETSYVSGSIQNGGHSGQVGGAIGSTWNNGQVRNVLTSVKVQNGHAMTGDPYPEASVRDSYVLEGTTANRKDERFVRSISEADAQAKRQSFRITSNLTDQEPLQQAYQHQTDYSRVRGAQESRKQAYENVEKLLPFYNKDFIVHTANQLAEDDKLNKVALLDVVPMKDETLITDVNSHKGEINRLMLHYADKTIAYLDLTYKGDFANGQIAEYSIADKNLLYTPEVFLSDYQSIKESVLDELKSVTYDSAAVRKVLGIGETASLDDLYLEKAFEQIKAELGQELLKVLSVDKSINTLGPAVADAISQKILKNKEAFMLGLTYLNRWYNVNYGTFNTKDLNAYKFDFFGNQAASTLDTIIALGNSGMGNLRAQNNFNAYRQSLAKEKGKGDLFAYLESLRELFLPHKTNSEWFKENTKAYIVEARSSLPEIQAKQDNADRKSKYTIKVYDRLTQGDWGFKQMVLQLLTLPERDVYIISNMSTIAFGSFGGYRKEGGRVLSGEELHRHVEKLVDQSAEWQRNHYDMWYNILSPNRKDTLFRRVIVTDGFFLYNDKGQQYWAPRNDKTSVAMYNFFGPAGKYHGDNGLGAFANGYEVFYVYDQMLGASGTMVYTHEMTHNSDGSIYFEGHGRREGEGPESFATGMLESVTNVSEKGLVLNSFYQGDKDSTTRYHTYDPVARFSSADALRDYMHGVFDVLNLLDYVEGDIVTGVLTDQQKMKWYRKAENYKFENTSYGKQAHADDRIVPITAEEAAKLKSVDALVDHNIIGRRDGWDTASFGRNGYYVINMFASFYAALDNPTGAPGGLMFRRRAYELLGDKGYQQGFVPYVSGQYAGQALKEGNKTYSIWNRGDVGVVGDDLILKNLYGSQYESWKDLKKAMLNERYNKAQNFLRPITIEFEAGKLDSKRQITISSYEELQDYMYLAVLADASAKNIDRALSDSSKSSVAQLKYRIFNAYLRATDDFRQSIFER